The following proteins come from a genomic window of Miscanthus floridulus cultivar M001 chromosome 2, ASM1932011v1, whole genome shotgun sequence:
- the LOC136536549 gene encoding uncharacterized protein, translating into MEAYCKLVRRLEDKFDGLELNHITCKFNEVTDELAKMASARAPVPPNVFTRDLHKPYIDYASAVEEGPLVEPPAGPEAPSIAKTPSAEPEVMKVNAEPPEANQGMDWRVPFLDCLVRGELPIDRTKGRWLARRAKTYALSNGELYRRSPSGVLQ; encoded by the coding sequence atggaggcgtactgcaagctagtacgtcgccttgaagacaagttcgacggcctcgaactcaaccacatcacgtGTAAATTCAACGAGGTCAcggacgagctggcaaagatggcgtcggcacgggccccggtccccccgaacgtcttcaccagagacctccacaagccttacATTGACTACGCCTCGGCGGTAGAAGAGGGCCCATTGGTCGAGCCccccgcagggcccgaggccccctctatcgccaagaccccttcggccgagcccgaggtcatgaaaGTCAACGCAGAGCCTcctgaggccaaccagggcatggactggcgagtcccgttccttgattgccttgtccgaggagagcttcccaTAGACAGGACCAAAGGCCGATGGCTTGCTCGGCGAGCCAAGACTTATGccctcagcaacggcgagttgtacaggcgaagcccatcgggtgtcctccaatga